The following proteins are co-located in the Pseudomonas sp. ATCC 13867 genome:
- a CDS encoding glutamate/aspartate ABC transporter substrate-binding protein, translated as MRFAPRALGAAIVAALLATPVVAEELTGTLKKIKDSGTVVLGHRDASIPFSYLATNPRQPVGYSHDLQLKVVDALKKELNLPDLKVRYNLVTSQTRIPLVQNGTVDIECGSTTNNLERQKQVDFSVGIFEVGTRLLTKTTSGINDFSDLNGKNVVTTAGTTSERLLKQMNAEKKMGMNIISAKDHGESFLMLESGRAVAFMMDDALLYGEMAKAKKPDDWHVVGKPQSYEIYACMVRKGDAPFKKVVDKAISDTFASGEVNKIYDKWFMQPIPPKNLNLNFPMSDELKKLIATPTDKAAEQM; from the coding sequence ATGCGTTTCGCACCCCGTGCGTTGGGCGCCGCCATTGTCGCAGCCCTGCTCGCCACTCCCGTCGTCGCCGAAGAGCTCACCGGTACCCTGAAGAAGATCAAGGACTCCGGCACCGTCGTCCTCGGCCACCGTGACGCCTCCATCCCCTTCTCCTACCTCGCCACCAATCCGCGCCAGCCGGTGGGCTACTCCCACGACCTGCAACTGAAGGTCGTCGATGCCCTGAAGAAAGAGCTGAACCTGCCCGACCTGAAGGTGCGCTACAACCTGGTCACCTCCCAGACCCGCATTCCGCTGGTGCAGAACGGCACCGTGGACATCGAGTGCGGCTCCACCACCAACAACCTGGAGCGCCAGAAGCAGGTCGACTTCTCCGTCGGCATCTTCGAAGTGGGCACCCGCCTGCTGACCAAGACCACCTCGGGCATCAACGACTTCTCCGACCTGAACGGCAAGAACGTGGTGACCACCGCCGGCACCACCTCCGAACGTCTGCTCAAGCAGATGAACGCCGAGAAGAAGATGGGCATGAACATCATCTCGGCCAAGGACCACGGCGAGTCCTTCCTGATGCTCGAATCCGGCCGCGCCGTGGCCTTCATGATGGACGATGCGCTGCTCTACGGCGAAATGGCCAAGGCCAAGAAACCGGACGACTGGCACGTGGTCGGCAAGCCGCAGTCCTACGAGATCTACGCGTGCATGGTGCGCAAGGGCGACGCGCCGTTCAAGAAGGTGGTCGACAAGGCCATCTCCGATACCTTTGCCTCGGGTGAAGTGAACAAGATCTACGACAAGTGGTTCATGCAGCCGATCCCGCCGAAGAACCTGAACCTCAATTTCCCGATGAGCGATGAGCTCAAGAAGCTGATCGCCACTCCGACCGACAAGGCTGCCGAGCAGATGTAA
- a CDS encoding phosphatase PAP2 family protein, whose amino-acid sequence MNLWPLITRLGDSALLLPAAAFLFAWLLYRGEAAKAVLWLAVFGLACALVVFSKLAFMGWGIGIPAWNFTGISGHSMMAGCLLPALAAQLCGTRPRALAAAGLAGGLAVLVGLSRLAIGVHSPAEVYAGLALGLGASAVFLGATRLRLPAFTPAVLALVLALGAAQGLTGVRAPTHHLLERLAAHLADRELPFQRGQWADQPDV is encoded by the coding sequence ATGAACCTCTGGCCCCTGATCACCCGGCTCGGCGATAGCGCGCTGCTGCTGCCCGCGGCAGCCTTCCTCTTCGCCTGGCTGCTGTACCGCGGCGAAGCGGCCAAGGCCGTGCTCTGGCTGGCGGTGTTCGGCCTGGCATGCGCCCTGGTGGTGTTCTCCAAGCTAGCGTTCATGGGCTGGGGCATCGGTATTCCAGCCTGGAACTTCACCGGTATTTCCGGCCATAGCATGATGGCCGGCTGCCTGTTGCCCGCTCTCGCCGCCCAACTCTGCGGCACTCGCCCCCGGGCGCTGGCCGCCGCCGGGCTGGCCGGGGGGCTGGCGGTACTGGTCGGCCTCTCGCGGCTGGCGATCGGCGTGCACTCCCCGGCGGAGGTCTACGCCGGCCTTGCCTTGGGGCTGGGGGCCAGCGCGGTCTTCCTCGGCGCGACCCGCCTGCGCCTGCCGGCCTTCACTCCAGCGGTACTGGCGCTGGTCCTGGCCCTCGGCGCCGCGCAGGGCCTCACTGGCGTGCGCGCGCCCACTCATCACCTGCTGGAACGCCTGGCCGCGCACCTGGCCGACCGCGAACTGCCGTTTCAGCGCGGACAATGGGCCGACCAGCCGGACGTCTGA
- the ada gene encoding bifunctional DNA-binding transcriptional regulator/O6-methylguanine-DNA methyltransferase Ada — protein sequence MMSIELNPERCWQAVCERDARFEGRFVFSVRSTGVYCRPNCPARRPSRGNVAFHENPAAAEAAGFRPCKRCSPQGPSPREQLDTLVAAACDLLDRAEKPLTLDELASRIGLSASHLARAFKARTGLTPRAWAESRREQRLAAALPQARSVLDAALEAGYSGTRALYENATPLSPAQRRQKGAGERLRYVIAPCPLGRMLLAATDKGVCALLFADDAGELEEQLAERFGAAERVRDDAGLGDWLNQVLAQLAEPEQAAHLPLDLHGSAFQLRVWRALTRIPSGETRRYGELAAQLDSHPRAIARACASNSIGLLVPCHRVVGSTGEGGYRWGLPRKRELLRREGAAGQPSDNE from the coding sequence GCGTGCGCTCCACCGGTGTCTACTGCCGCCCCAATTGCCCGGCCCGCCGCCCCTCGCGCGGCAACGTGGCCTTCCACGAAAACCCGGCCGCCGCCGAGGCCGCGGGGTTCCGCCCGTGCAAGCGCTGTTCGCCGCAAGGCCCGAGCCCCCGCGAGCAGTTGGACACGCTGGTCGCCGCGGCCTGCGACCTGCTCGACCGGGCGGAAAAACCGCTGACCCTGGACGAACTGGCCAGCCGCATCGGCCTCTCCGCCTCGCACCTGGCTCGCGCCTTCAAGGCCCGAACCGGTCTGACGCCGCGCGCCTGGGCCGAATCACGTCGGGAACAACGCCTGGCCGCCGCCCTGCCGCAAGCGCGCTCCGTGCTGGATGCCGCCCTGGAAGCCGGTTACTCCGGCACCCGCGCCCTCTACGAGAACGCCACCCCGCTGAGCCCGGCGCAGCGCCGGCAGAAGGGCGCCGGCGAACGCCTGCGCTATGTCATCGCGCCCTGCCCGCTGGGGCGGATGCTGCTGGCGGCCACCGACAAGGGGGTCTGCGCGTTGCTGTTCGCCGATGACGCCGGCGAGCTGGAGGAACAGTTGGCCGAGCGTTTCGGCGCCGCCGAGCGCGTGCGCGACGACGCGGGCCTGGGCGACTGGTTGAATCAGGTGCTGGCGCAACTGGCGGAGCCCGAGCAGGCCGCCCACTTGCCGCTGGACTTGCACGGCAGCGCCTTCCAGTTGCGCGTCTGGCGCGCCCTCACGCGCATCCCCAGCGGCGAGACACGGCGCTACGGCGAGCTGGCCGCGCAGCTCGACAGCCATCCGCGCGCCATCGCCCGCGCCTGCGCCAGCAACAGCATCGGCCTGCTGGTGCCCTGCCACCGGGTGGTCGGCAGTACGGGCGAAGGCGGCTACCGCTGGGGCCTGCCGCGCAAGCGGGAACTGCTGCGCCGCGAGGGAGCCGCCGGTCAGCCCAGCGACAACGAATGA